The Erigeron canadensis isolate Cc75 chromosome 4, C_canadensis_v1, whole genome shotgun sequence genome window below encodes:
- the LOC122596670 gene encoding FT-interacting protein 1-like: protein MIRLRNRQNMTHEPVSGGINPTLQQDDYELKNTNPHLGGERLTSTYDLVEQTHHLYVRVVKAKELSLGVDPYVEVKLGNYRGRTRHFEKKTNPEWNQVFAFSKERVQSSILEVYVKDKEMFGRDEYIGKVVFDLNEVTTRVPPDSPLAAQWYRLDDRRGQGEIMLAVWMGTQADEAFPEAWHSDASFAHGEGVFNVRSKVYVSPKLWYLRVNVIEAQDVIANDRGRVPEVSMKVEVGNQVVRTKISSVRTMNPLWNEDFVFVAAEPFEEHLVLTIEDRVHHSRDEVLGTLSLPLTMFEKRLDHRPVHSRWFNLERYGVGESKFSSRVHIRVCLEGAYHVLDESTLYISDTRPTAKQLWKQPCGILEVGILGAQGLLPMKMKDGRGSTDAYCVAKYGQKWVRTRTILDTLSPKWNEQYTWEVYDPCTVITMGVFDNCHLGAEKPGTGRDARIGKVRIRLSTLEAHRIYTHSYPLLVLHPSGVKKMGELQLAVRFTTLSLANMVYIYGHPLLPKMHYLNPLTVNQVDTLRYQAMNIVAVRLGRAEPPLRKEVVEYMLDVDSHIWSMRRSKANFFRIMSLLSGLFSVSKWFNNVCEWRNPITTVLVHILFLILLWYPELILPTICLYMFLIGLWNYRFRARHPPHMDPKLSWAEAVHPDELDEEFDTFPTSRQPDIVRMRYDRIRSIAGRIQTVVGDLATQGERVGSLLSWRDPRATSLFVVFSLISAVILYVTPFRVVTLVGGLYMLRHPKFRSKLPSVPSNFFKRLPAKSDSLL, encoded by the exons atgatCCGATTAAGAAACCGTCAAAATATGACCCATGAACCCGTTTCTGGTGGGATCAATCCGACCCTTCAACAAGATGATTACGAGCTAAAAAACACAAACCCGCATCTTGGGGGTGAGAGATTAACAAGTACATATGATCTTGTTGAGCAAACTCACCATCTTTATGTTCGAGTTGTAAAGGCTAAAGAACTTTCTTTAGGTGTTGACCCCTATGTTGAGGTCAAGCTCGGGAACTACAGAGGTCGAACAAGGCACTTTGAAAAGAAAACGAACCCTGAATGGAACCAAGTGTTTGCGTTTTCAAAAGAGCGTGTTCAATCATCTATTTTAGAAGTTTATGTGAAAGATAAGGAGATGTTTGGGAGAGATGAATATATTGGGAAAGTAGTTTTTGATTTAAATGAGGTTACGACACGTGTCCCACCTGATAGCCCGTTAGCGGCTCAATGGTATAGGTTGGATGACAGACGTGGACAAGGCGAGATCATGCTTGCTGTTTGGATGGGAACACAAGCTGACGAGGCGTTCCCTGAGGCGTGGCATTCTGATGCTTCGTTTGCTCACGGTGAAGGTGTTTTTAATGTTAGGTCAAAAGTATATGTTTCTCCAAAACTTTGGTATTTAAGAGTAAATGTAATAGAAGCTCAAGATGTTATAGCGAACGACAGGGGACGTGTTCCAGAAGTTTCAATGAAAGTTGAAGTCGGGAACCAGGTAGTAAGGACGAAGATAAGTTCCGTGAGGACGATGAATCCTTTATGGAATGAGGATTTCGTGTTTGTTGCTGCAGAGCCATTTGAAGAACATTTGGTGTTAACCATTGAGGATCGGGTTCATCATTCTAGAGACGAGGTTTTGGGGACATTAAGTCTTCCATTAACAATGTTTGAGAAGAGATTAGACCATAGGCCCGTTCATTCTAGATGGTTCAATCTCGAGAGGTACGGTGTTGGTGAGAGTAAGTTTTCAAGTAGAGTACACATTCGTGTTTGTTTAGAAGGTGCGTATCATGTTCTAGATGAATCGACTTTGTATATTAGTGATACAAGACCGACTGCTAAGCAACTATGGAAGCAGCCTTGTGGGATTCTTGAAGTTGGGATTTTGGGTGCCCAAGGGTTGCTCCCTATGAAGATGAAAGATGGGCGTGGGTCGACTGATGCTTATTGTGTGGCTAAGTATGGACAGAAATGGGTTCGAACACGGACTATTCTTGACACCCTTAGCCCAAAGTGGAACGAGCAATACACTTGGGAAGTTTATGATCCGTGTACTGTCATCACGATGGGTGTTTTTGATAATTGTCACTTGGGAGCTGAGAAACCAG GTACAGGAAGAGATGCAAGAATCGGGAAGGTGAGGATTCGGTTATCAACTCTTGAAGCTCATCGAATATACACACATTCGTACCCACTACTGGTCCTTCACCCTTCTGGGGTAAAGAAGATGGGAGAGCTCCAACTTGCAGTCCGATTCACCACCTTATCACTAGCTAACATGGTCTATATCTATGGCCACCCTTTGTTACCGAAGATGCATTATCTGAACCCGTTAACAGTCAACCAAGTCGACACTTTAAGGTACCAAGCGATGAATATAGTGGCAGTTCGACTAGGTCGGGCTGAACCACCTCTCCGAAAAGAGGTGGTTGAGTACATGTTAGATGTTGATTCTCATATTTGGAGCATGAGAAGAAGCAAAGCAAACTTCTTCCGGATCATGTCGTTGCTTTCAGGTTTGTTTTCCGTGAGCAAGTGGTTCAACAATGTCTGCGAATGGAGAAACCCGATCACAACAGTCCTGGTTCATATCTTGTTTTTGATCTTGTTATGGTATCCGGAGCTCATACTTCCCACTATATGTCTCTATATGTTTCTAATCGGACTATGGAACTATAGGTTCCGGGCCCGACACCCACCTCACATGGACCCAAAACTCTCATGGGCTGAGGCGGTTCATCCCGACGAGCTTGATGAAGAGTTTGACACTTTCCCTACATCAAGACAGCCAGACATAGTTAGAATGAGGTATGACCGGATAAGAAGTATAGCTGGAAGGATCCAAACCGTGGTGGGAGATCTGGCTACACAAGGTGAACGGGTCGGGTCTTTACTTAGCTGGAGAGACCCACGAGCCACTAGTCTCTTTGTTGTTTTCAGCCTCATCTCAGCAGTGATTCTTTACGTCACTCCCTTTAGGGTGGTCACGTTAGTTGGGGGATTGTATATGTTACGACACCCTAAGTTCAGAAGCAAGCTGCCTTCGGTTCCTAGCAACTTTTTTAAGCGCCTGCCTGCTAAATCAGATAGCTTACTTTAA